Proteins encoded together in one Nitratidesulfovibrio sp. window:
- a CDS encoding DUF523 domain-containing protein has translation MIYVVSACLAGVACRFDAEANPREGVIELVRQGLALPVCPEQLGGLPTPRPPCELREGRVLCREADGTLSDATDAFAKGAEEGVRLALLAGCTEAILKARSPSCGCGRIYDGTFSRTLVAGDGLFAAALRKAGITVRCDE, from the coding sequence ATGATTTACGTGGTCAGCGCCTGTCTGGCGGGCGTGGCCTGCCGCTTCGACGCAGAGGCCAACCCCCGCGAAGGGGTCATCGAACTGGTGCGGCAGGGGCTGGCCCTGCCGGTCTGTCCGGAGCAGTTGGGCGGATTGCCCACGCCGCGCCCGCCGTGCGAACTGCGCGAAGGGCGGGTGCTGTGCCGCGAGGCCGACGGTACCCTGTCCGACGCCACTGACGCCTTTGCCAAAGGGGCCGAGGAAGGCGTGCGTCTGGCCCTGCTGGCGGGCTGTACCGAGGCCATCCTGAAGGCGCGTTCGCCCTCGTGCGGGTGCGGGCGCATCTACGACGGCACCTTTTCCCGGACGCTGGTGGCTGGCGATGGCCTGTTCGCCGCCGCCCTGCGCAAGGCGGGCATCACGGTGCGTTGCGACGAATAG